In a genomic window of Flavobacterium sp. KACC 22761:
- a CDS encoding transporter → MKTKLDQYRKIQKSGIVFSILMMCFSGNAQLKGGHILGSSGLQSGTQAPENMLTVYVPGYFYEAGSLRNADGDKSIANPDINMFLTGVGANYVTDFKILGANYGATLLVAFASNTIQGSYVDSKSSFAFTDMLVQPIQLGWHHKRADFVFSYQLYLPTGKYEFGGSDNSGLGMFMNEFSGGTTLFFNDKKTTHFSILAAYEINGKKKDTNIKTGDILSIEGGLGKTFYTMNAEKTAPTGIFNAGLIYYLQYKVSNDEIPAGTLLLEPHKDRVGALGAEVNYFHIGCKTTAGLRWVSEIGAVNRFQGNTFFVTLAHVFSFQKEQPK, encoded by the coding sequence ATGAAAACGAAATTAGATCAGTATAGAAAAATCCAGAAATCAGGTATTGTATTTTCAATCTTAATGATGTGTTTTTCGGGAAATGCACAACTTAAAGGAGGGCACATCCTTGGTTCTTCTGGATTGCAGTCAGGAACGCAGGCTCCAGAAAATATGCTGACCGTATATGTGCCTGGATATTTTTATGAAGCAGGTTCTTTAAGGAATGCTGATGGAGACAAATCTATCGCAAATCCAGATATTAATATGTTTTTAACTGGTGTGGGTGCAAATTATGTGACTGATTTTAAGATTCTTGGAGCAAATTATGGGGCGACTCTTTTGGTAGCTTTTGCATCAAATACGATTCAAGGAAGTTATGTAGATTCAAAAAGTTCTTTTGCTTTTACTGACATGCTTGTACAGCCCATTCAATTAGGCTGGCATCATAAAAGAGCAGATTTTGTTTTTAGTTATCAATTGTATCTTCCTACCGGAAAATATGAGTTCGGAGGCAGTGACAACAGCGGATTGGGAATGTTCATGAACGAATTTTCAGGAGGAACGACTTTGTTTTTTAATGACAAAAAAACAACTCATTTCTCGATTTTGGCCGCTTATGAAATCAATGGCAAAAAGAAAGATACTAACATAAAAACGGGAGATATTTTAAGTATCGAAGGAGGTTTAGGCAAAACTTTTTATACGATGAACGCCGAGAAAACTGCGCCAACTGGAATTTTTAATGCGGGATTAATATATTATCTACAGTATAAAGTATCAAATGATGAAATACCGGCAGGCACGTTGCTTTTGGAGCCGCATAAAGACAGAGTTGGAGCTTTGGGCGCTGAGGTAAATTATTTTCATATTGGGTGTAAAACGACAGCAGGACTGCGCTGGGTTTCAGAGATTGGAGCTGTTAACAGATTTCAGGGAAATACTTTTTTTGTAACACTTGCGCATGTATTTAGTTTTCAAAAAGAACAACCGAAATAA
- a CDS encoding BamA/TamA family outer membrane protein, translated as MKKKALFDRISIWKTRLIIAVFLLSYTGMFSQTTTATTAQTPKNMRFKDSLDGAVDLSNFLIYANGFLVVPAIISEPALGGFGGALAPIFLKKHAPVIDEDGKKRFINPDITGGLGMYTANNSWMAGAFRSATLIKPKILYRVAAAYGDINLSFYANNLPSGNDQEFKLNFRSSIFYTQWLKQFKNAKWSAGPQYLFLNSKINLPDFNLPPPFVKPGDINSTVSQLGGALQFDGRDNIFTPDKGIRIQSDFFWSDKGIGSDYNSWRVNLSAIGYYPITDKLIGGLRIEGEQAFGSPPFYLRPGINLRGIPTARYQGKTSIVNELEFRWDLYRRWSLMGFGGLASAFDDWDQAFAKPVVYSYGTGFRYLIARKFKLRMGVDVAKGNEDWAYYIVFGSNWMR; from the coding sequence ATGAAGAAAAAGGCTCTTTTTGATCGAATTAGTATTTGGAAAACGAGATTAATTATCGCTGTGTTTCTCTTGTCCTATACCGGAATGTTTTCGCAGACAACAACAGCAACAACAGCACAAACGCCCAAAAATATGCGTTTTAAAGATTCTCTTGATGGCGCTGTCGATTTAAGTAATTTCCTGATCTACGCAAATGGATTTCTTGTAGTTCCTGCTATTATTTCTGAACCGGCTTTAGGAGGATTTGGAGGAGCTTTGGCACCTATTTTTCTTAAGAAACATGCTCCAGTAATAGATGAAGACGGAAAAAAACGTTTTATAAATCCAGATATAACGGGAGGACTCGGAATGTACACGGCCAATAATAGCTGGATGGCAGGGGCTTTTCGTTCGGCAACATTAATAAAACCAAAAATATTATATCGTGTCGCAGCGGCTTACGGAGACATTAATTTGTCTTTCTATGCTAATAATTTGCCTTCTGGAAATGATCAGGAATTCAAACTAAATTTTAGGTCTAGCATTTTTTATACACAATGGTTAAAGCAATTTAAAAATGCAAAATGGAGTGCTGGCCCGCAATATTTGTTTTTAAATTCTAAAATAAATTTGCCAGACTTTAATCTTCCGCCTCCGTTTGTTAAACCTGGCGACATTAACAGTACGGTAAGTCAGTTAGGAGGAGCGCTTCAATTTGACGGTCGCGACAATATATTTACACCAGATAAGGGAATACGCATTCAATCAGATTTCTTTTGGTCAGACAAAGGAATCGGAAGTGATTATAATTCTTGGCGTGTCAATTTATCAGCAATAGGTTATTATCCAATAACAGACAAATTAATAGGTGGGCTCAGGATTGAAGGAGAGCAGGCGTTTGGGAGTCCGCCTTTTTATTTAAGACCCGGAATTAATTTACGAGGAATTCCAACGGCTCGTTATCAAGGAAAAACCAGTATTGTAAACGAACTGGAGTTTCGCTGGGATTTGTATCGAAGATGGAGTTTAATGGGATTTGGCGGTCTTGCAAGTGCTTTTGATGATTGGGATCAAGCTTTTGCCAAACCTGTCGTTTATAGTTACGGAACAGGTTTTAGATATTTAATAGCCCGAAAGTTTAAACTGAGAATGGGAGTAGATGTTGCAAAAGGAAATGAAGATTGGGCTTATTATATTGTTTTTGGAAGCAATTGGATGAGGTAA
- a CDS encoding aminopeptidase C — translation MYKNTMKSVFAASAFLIGVGGCFAQDILVNSLKLNASDKSKENFKFTEVVNLGTTSVKAQGSSGTCWSYSTNSFLESEMIRLGKQPVELSQIYSARNVYVEKGINYVRMHGAITLGDGGALHDVINMYKKYGTVPREVYTGLNYGTDKNKFAEMAALIEGVLSAVVKNPNGELTPNWQKAYAAVIDSYLGKVPENFNYKGKNYTPQSFAKEVVGINPDDYVEMSSFTNTPYYQKTTMMVPDNWSLDQVYNVKLNDMTDVIDNALKKGYTVAWATDVSEKSFSWKNGVAYVPTKKFDDMTAEEKADMFNGPKPEPEITPEMRQAAFDNYTTTDDHGMHIIGIAKDQTGKEYYIVKNSWGETNDYKGFLFVTKNFVKYKTTALLVNKGGIPAEIAKKLGV, via the coding sequence ATGTATAAAAATACAATGAAATCAGTTTTTGCTGCATCTGCATTTTTGATTGGAGTAGGCGGCTGTTTTGCGCAAGACATTTTAGTAAATTCATTAAAGTTGAATGCAAGTGATAAAAGTAAAGAGAACTTTAAATTCACTGAAGTGGTTAACTTAGGGACAACATCAGTAAAAGCACAGGGATCTTCGGGAACTTGCTGGAGTTATTCGACAAACTCATTTTTAGAGTCAGAAATGATTCGTTTAGGAAAACAGCCAGTAGAGTTGTCTCAAATTTACTCAGCGCGAAATGTGTATGTTGAAAAAGGAATCAATTATGTTCGTATGCATGGTGCGATCACGCTTGGCGATGGTGGTGCATTGCACGATGTAATCAATATGTATAAAAAATACGGAACTGTTCCAAGAGAAGTTTACACAGGATTAAACTACGGAACAGACAAAAATAAGTTTGCTGAAATGGCCGCGCTTATCGAAGGAGTGCTTTCAGCAGTAGTTAAAAACCCAAATGGTGAATTGACGCCAAACTGGCAAAAAGCATACGCTGCAGTTATTGATTCTTATTTAGGAAAAGTGCCGGAAAACTTTAACTACAAAGGAAAAAACTATACACCGCAATCTTTTGCTAAAGAAGTTGTGGGAATTAATCCAGATGATTATGTAGAAATGTCATCGTTTACAAATACGCCGTACTACCAAAAAACGACGATGATGGTGCCAGACAATTGGTCATTGGATCAAGTTTACAATGTAAAATTGAATGATATGACAGATGTTATTGATAATGCTTTGAAAAAAGGATATACAGTAGCTTGGGCAACAGATGTTAGTGAAAAAAGCTTTAGCTGGAAAAATGGTGTAGCTTATGTTCCAACGAAAAAATTCGATGACATGACCGCTGAAGAAAAAGCAGACATGTTCAACGGACCAAAACCAGAACCAGAAATTACTCCAGAAATGCGTCAAGCAGCGTTTGATAACTACACTACAACAGACGACCACGGAATGCATATTATTGGTATTGCAAAAGACCAAACTGGAAAAGAATATTATATCGTGAAAAATTCTTGGGGAGAAACCAACGACTACAAAGGTTTCTTGTTTGTAACTAAGAATTTCGTAAAATATAAAACTACAGCATTATTAGTAAACAAAGGCGGAATTCCTGCTGAGATTGCAAAGAAATTAGGGGTTTAA
- the rseP gene encoding RIP metalloprotease RseP, with amino-acid sequence MDIVIKLSQFLLSLSLLIILHELGHFIPAKLFKTRVEKFYLFFDVKYSLLKKKIGETEYGIGWLPLGGYVKISGMIDESMDKEQMALPPQPWEFRSKPAWQRLIIMLGGVTVNFILAFIIYIGMAFVYGDTYIANTDLKDGVWVTNPAIEKIGIHTGDKIISIDGQKIENFDNDINSKVIVAKEILIERNGQQKTIKMPTDFVDQLSKHEKGLLIDTRMPFVIGSIQDDSQNTSLKPKDLLVTLNGQEAKYYDQVKSILSANKGKTIPAVVLRDLKQTPITVKVSAKGTLGVVAGGLDIKSLEKLGYYKVSTKEYTFLESIPVGLAKGKDRLVGYGKQLKMIFNPETKAYKQVGGFAAIYNVFPDTWSWETFWSITALLSIMLGVMNLLPIPALDGGHVMFLLYEIISGKKPSDKFLENAQMVGFVLLIALLLFANGNDIYKAITK; translated from the coding sequence ATGGATATAGTTATCAAACTCTCTCAATTTCTATTGAGTTTATCTTTACTTATTATTCTTCATGAATTAGGGCATTTTATCCCTGCTAAATTATTCAAAACCAGAGTCGAAAAATTTTACTTGTTTTTTGATGTTAAATATTCTCTATTAAAAAAGAAAATCGGCGAAACAGAATACGGGATTGGATGGCTTCCGCTTGGTGGTTATGTGAAAATCTCTGGAATGATCGATGAAAGTATGGACAAAGAACAAATGGCTTTGCCTCCTCAGCCATGGGAATTTCGTTCTAAACCGGCTTGGCAGCGTTTGATTATTATGCTTGGCGGTGTTACCGTAAACTTTATCTTGGCTTTTATTATTTATATAGGAATGGCTTTTGTTTATGGCGATACATACATTGCAAACACTGACTTGAAAGATGGTGTGTGGGTAACTAATCCTGCAATTGAAAAAATTGGAATACATACAGGAGATAAAATTATTTCTATTGATGGACAAAAGATTGAAAATTTTGACAATGATATCAATTCGAAGGTTATTGTAGCGAAAGAAATTTTAATTGAAAGAAACGGACAACAGAAAACCATCAAAATGCCAACTGATTTTGTGGATCAGTTATCTAAACACGAAAAAGGTCTTCTAATCGATACCCGAATGCCTTTTGTCATTGGAAGCATTCAAGATGATTCGCAAAACACTTCGCTTAAACCAAAAGATTTACTTGTTACATTAAATGGACAAGAAGCTAAATATTATGATCAGGTTAAATCAATTTTAAGTGCAAATAAAGGAAAAACAATTCCTGCTGTTGTTTTGCGTGATTTAAAACAAACTCCAATCACAGTTAAGGTTTCTGCAAAAGGAACATTAGGTGTTGTTGCTGGTGGTTTAGACATCAAATCATTAGAAAAACTAGGATACTACAAAGTAAGTACTAAAGAATATACTTTTCTGGAATCTATTCCTGTTGGACTTGCGAAAGGTAAAGATCGTTTGGTAGGTTATGGAAAACAATTAAAAATGATTTTTAATCCAGAAACAAAAGCTTACAAACAAGTAGGTGGTTTTGCCGCGATTTACAATGTTTTTCCTGATACTTGGAGCTGGGAAACTTTCTGGTCAATCACCGCTTTATTGTCAATTATGCTTGGAGTAATGAATTTATTGCCAATTCCGGCTCTTGATGGCGGTCATGTGATGTTTTTATTATACGAAATTATTAGTGGCAAAAAACCAAGCGATAAATTCCTTGAAAACGCCCAAATGGTTGGGTTTGTACTACTTATAGCATTGCTTTTGTTCGCAAACGGAAACGATATTTATAAGGCAATTACGAAGTAG
- a CDS encoding class IIb bacteriocin, lactobin A/cerein 7B family, giving the protein MNLEKMNLVELNAQEVEEIEGGFLLEILAGIIIGALAYLLTT; this is encoded by the coding sequence ATGAATTTGGAAAAAATGAATTTAGTTGAGCTAAATGCTCAGGAAGTTGAAGAAATTGAAGGAGGTTTTCTTTTAGAAATTCTTGCAGGAATTATCATCGGTGCGCTTGCTTATTTATTAACGACGTAA
- a CDS encoding DUF3267 domain-containing protein — protein sequence MKEISIDSKKVQLWGILISIPIILVFLLILFFNWGEVFNQNLKDIKASIQIFDSKIANTILIFLVPNLIIFTAIIVHELIHGFFMALFSKKGWKSVKFGFIKKHLMPFANCTEPLKSKKMLIVSLSPFFILGLLPSIYGFLFKDLVFLFIGFSMTLGAVGDFIYAYLILKAGLNHTLLDHKSQVGFIIID from the coding sequence ATGAAAGAAATTTCAATTGATTCAAAAAAAGTACAATTGTGGGGAATACTAATAAGCATTCCGATTATTTTAGTTTTTCTATTAATCTTGTTTTTTAATTGGGGTGAAGTATTTAATCAAAATTTAAAAGATATAAAAGCTTCAATTCAAATCTTTGATAGTAAAATAGCAAATACCATTTTAATTTTTTTGGTTCCAAATTTAATCATTTTTACAGCCATAATTGTTCACGAACTTATTCACGGTTTTTTTATGGCACTTTTTTCAAAAAAAGGATGGAAATCGGTGAAATTTGGGTTTATAAAAAAGCACTTAATGCCTTTTGCAAACTGCACAGAACCTTTGAAATCAAAAAAAATGTTGATTGTTTCACTTTCGCCTTTCTTTATATTAGGATTATTACCATCAATTTATGGCTTTCTGTTTAAGGATTTGGTTTTTTTATTTATTGGTTTTTCTATGACTTTAGGAGCTGTTGGCGATTTTATTTATGCCTATTTGATATTAAAAGCGGGTTTGAATCATACATTATTAGATCATAAGAGCCAAGTTGGTTTTATAATCATAGATTAA
- a CDS encoding class IIb bacteriocin, lactobin A/cerein 7B family, with protein sequence MNLEELNLVELDVQESKEIEGGFGILFIAAHIFALGVYNGYKSAEASAH encoded by the coding sequence ATGAATTTAGAAGAATTGAATTTAGTAGAACTTGATGTTCAGGAATCGAAAGAAATTGAAGGGGGCTTTGGCATATTGTTTATCGCCGCTCATATTTTTGCGCTTGGCGTATATAATGGCTATAAATCAGCAGAAGCTAGTGCTCATTAA
- a CDS encoding class IIb bacteriocin, lactobin A/cerein 7B family encodes METRDYAVIELTQDEIQEVEGGWLPVVLGGIAIAAAVYGAGRACGEALYYATH; translated from the coding sequence ATGGAAACGAGAGATTATGCAGTTATAGAATTAACTCAAGATGAGATTCAAGAGGTAGAGGGAGGATGGTTGCCAGTTGTTCTTGGCGGTATAGCCATTGCAGCCGCTGTTTACGGTGCAGGACGTGCTTGTGGGGAAGCTTTATACTATGCAACTCATTAA
- a CDS encoding HlyD family secretion protein: protein MNFSLDPINTLENLIRKNKTKSFSIYLVIVLAILIFLGLLPLINIDISSQSRGIIRSKTDNVPVTTIVSGRVNWIALKNNIFVKKGDTLLKISKENLESDKRTQDILSNSTSSLLEDISNLLQNKTSQLETSTAREDLFKFQSGKKELQSKISQAQVNYDRNKILYDKDIIAKADFEKLEYELRLTKHSLQNYISQQKATWENQKRDLEERLKNLNGTVAKINVEANNYFVLAPISGTIENYSGVQNGSFINASQAVATISSADHLIVESNVAPNDIGLIKKNQKVKFQLDAFNYNQWGLLEGKVIDIDRNITMQGDQAFFKVRCSLDSKTLRLKSGYKTDVSKGMTLTTRYIVTRRSLFELLFDKIDDWLNPKQLPNRK, encoded by the coding sequence ATGAATTTCAGTTTAGATCCAATAAATACTCTTGAAAATCTTATTAGAAAAAATAAAACAAAGAGTTTTTCAATATATCTCGTTATTGTTTTGGCAATTCTAATTTTCTTAGGACTACTTCCTTTAATTAACATAGATATCAGTAGTCAAAGTCGCGGAATAATTCGTAGTAAAACAGATAATGTTCCTGTTACAACAATTGTGAGCGGAAGGGTTAACTGGATAGCTCTAAAGAACAATATTTTTGTAAAAAAGGGCGATACACTTTTAAAAATATCCAAAGAAAACCTAGAAAGTGATAAAAGAACTCAAGATATATTATCAAATTCTACTTCTTCCTTGCTAGAAGATATTTCAAATCTTTTACAAAATAAAACTTCGCAATTGGAGACTTCTACAGCACGTGAAGATTTATTCAAATTTCAATCAGGAAAAAAGGAACTGCAAAGTAAAATTTCGCAAGCGCAAGTAAATTATGATCGCAATAAAATTCTTTATGATAAAGATATTATTGCAAAAGCAGATTTCGAAAAACTGGAATATGAATTACGATTAACCAAGCATTCATTGCAAAATTATATAAGTCAACAGAAAGCAACATGGGAAAACCAGAAAAGAGATTTGGAAGAACGATTGAAAAATCTTAACGGAACTGTTGCCAAAATAAATGTAGAGGCAAATAATTATTTTGTTTTAGCACCAATTTCGGGCACTATCGAAAATTATTCTGGAGTTCAAAATGGTTCTTTTATAAATGCGTCACAAGCTGTTGCGACCATTTCTTCAGCAGATCATCTTATTGTTGAAAGTAATGTCGCTCCCAATGATATTGGTCTGATAAAGAAAAACCAAAAAGTAAAATTTCAATTGGATGCATTCAATTACAATCAATGGGGATTGTTGGAAGGAAAGGTAATTGATATCGACCGTAATATTACGATGCAGGGCGATCAGGCTTTTTTTAAGGTGCGATGTTCTTTAGATTCTAAAACTTTACGTTTAAAGTCGGGTTACAAAACCGATGTTTCAAAGGGAATGACTTTAACTACAAGATACATAGTTACCCGCAGAAGTTTATTCGAATTGTTGTTTGATAAAATTGACGATTGGCTAAACCCAAAACAACTACCAAATAGAAAATAA
- a CDS encoding peptidase domain-containing ABC transporter, with protein MASIKIKQHDIKDCGAACLASIGNHFKVNLPIARIRQYANTDKRGTNVLGIIEAAEKMGFTAKGVKGGLDSLDKIPLPAIAHIITKEQLHHYVVIYKVEKNAITVMDPGLGKMETYTIEDFQKIWSGVLILFAPNDDFKIKNEKTSPIKRFWNLIQPHKTILIQALIGAIVFTVLGLAMSIYIQKITDYVLVDGNRNLLNLLSVSMIAIILLQAYIGSKKSIFVMKTGQLIDAKLILGYYKHLLHLPQRFFDTMQIGEITSRINDAVKIRSFINETAIEMIVNVFIVIFSFALMFTYYWKLALVIILVIPFYTLIYFLLNNFNKKVERNIMENAAELQTQLVESITHVRTVKEFGIEDFSNLKTENKFVKLLFTTYKSGLNVVFASTSTQFLASAFTVILMWIGSGYVIDRAITPGELFSFYALIGYFTSPVASLIGMNKTAQNALIAADRLFEIMDLEREETENKIELQKENLGDIKFENISFRYGSRIEVFKNFNAVFKKNETTAIVGESGSGKTTLISLLQNLYPIKEGKILIGEYDTKFIHYKSLRQMIGVIPQQLNLFSGNIIENIALGDSFPNIQRILDLSQQLGITEFVEKLPNGFETQIGENGAMLSGGQKQRIAIARAIYKNPEILLLDEATSSLDTNSEKIVKGVIDNFKSQGKTIIVIAHRLSTIANADTILVMKEGNIVESGNHLDLLEQKLEYFNLWNKQNLL; from the coding sequence ATGGCCTCGATAAAAATAAAACAACACGATATTAAAGATTGTGGTGCAGCTTGTTTGGCATCTATTGGAAATCATTTCAAAGTTAATCTGCCCATAGCAAGGATACGTCAATACGCTAATACTGATAAACGAGGCACTAATGTTTTAGGGATAATTGAAGCAGCTGAGAAAATGGGATTTACTGCAAAAGGAGTAAAAGGCGGTTTAGATTCTTTAGATAAAATTCCGCTTCCTGCTATTGCTCATATTATTACAAAAGAGCAGTTGCATCACTATGTGGTCATTTATAAGGTTGAAAAAAACGCCATTACAGTTATGGATCCGGGTTTGGGTAAAATGGAAACTTATACTATTGAAGATTTTCAAAAAATATGGTCAGGTGTTTTAATTCTTTTTGCGCCAAATGATGATTTTAAAATTAAAAACGAAAAAACTTCTCCAATAAAGAGATTTTGGAATTTAATTCAGCCACATAAAACTATTTTAATTCAGGCTCTAATTGGTGCCATTGTATTTACGGTTTTGGGATTGGCAATGTCAATTTATATTCAAAAAATAACAGACTATGTTTTGGTTGATGGAAATAGAAATCTGCTCAATTTGCTTAGTGTTTCCATGATCGCAATTATTCTTTTGCAAGCTTATATTGGTTCAAAGAAAAGTATTTTTGTAATGAAAACGGGTCAATTAATTGATGCCAAATTAATTTTGGGTTATTATAAACATTTGCTTCACCTGCCTCAGCGATTTTTTGATACGATGCAGATAGGAGAAATCACTTCTCGTATAAACGATGCTGTAAAAATTCGTTCTTTTATAAATGAAACGGCTATAGAAATGATTGTAAATGTCTTTATTGTCATTTTTTCATTTGCTTTAATGTTTACGTATTATTGGAAATTAGCTTTGGTCATTATTCTTGTAATTCCATTTTATACATTGATTTATTTTCTCCTAAATAATTTCAACAAAAAAGTAGAACGAAACATTATGGAAAATGCCGCCGAATTACAAACCCAATTAGTAGAAAGTATCACACATGTAAGAACAGTAAAAGAATTTGGAATAGAAGATTTTTCAAATCTAAAAACAGAAAATAAATTTGTAAAACTTTTATTTACAACGTATAAATCTGGTTTAAATGTTGTTTTTGCTTCAACTTCGACGCAATTTTTGGCTTCTGCTTTTACCGTAATCTTAATGTGGATTGGTTCAGGATATGTAATTGATAGAGCTATTACTCCAGGAGAATTATTTTCTTTTTATGCTTTAATAGGATATTTTACCTCGCCCGTAGCGTCTTTAATTGGTATGAATAAAACCGCACAGAATGCATTAATTGCTGCTGATAGGCTTTTTGAAATTATGGATTTAGAAAGAGAGGAAACGGAAAATAAGATCGAACTGCAAAAAGAAAACCTAGGAGACATAAAATTTGAAAATATCTCATTCCGTTATGGATCTCGTATAGAGGTTTTTAAAAACTTTAATGCAGTATTTAAAAAGAATGAAACTACAGCCATAGTTGGAGAAAGTGGCAGTGGGAAAACAACTTTGATTTCTTTGCTTCAAAATTTATACCCAATAAAAGAGGGCAAAATTTTAATTGGGGAATATGATACTAAATTTATTCACTATAAGAGTTTGCGTCAAATGATTGGAGTTATCCCACAACAGCTTAATTTATTTTCGGGGAATATTATCGAAAATATTGCTTTGGGAGATTCATTTCCAAATATTCAAAGAATTTTAGATTTATCCCAACAATTGGGAATTACAGAGTTTGTAGAAAAACTTCCAAACGGTTTTGAAACGCAGATTGGTGAAAACGGAGCAATGCTTTCTGGAGGACAAAAGCAAAGAATAGCTATTGCAAGAGCTATATATAAAAACCCTGAAATTTTATTGCTGGACGAAGCAACGTCATCATTGGATACTAATTCAGAAAAAATTGTAAAAGGAGTTATTGATAATTTTAAATCACAGGGAAAAACGATTATAGTTATTGCGCATCGTTTAAGTACAATTGCAAATGCTGATACAATTTTGGTAATGAAAGAAGGAAATATTGTTGAATCTGGAAATCATTTGGATTTATTGGAACAAAAATTAGAATATTTTAATCTTTGGAATAAACAGAATTTACTTTAA
- a CDS encoding type II CAAX prenyl endopeptidase Rce1 family protein, translating into MNYRSTINYSLKEKVLKVITSYLLGLSLIIITVLVIILPLDFIITKYLHFESVKELIHQTQNKYVKYPFYITVFIGPIIEELLFRLCLIVNRKNISIFTGFFLHEILRRRFIKLNFHDELYFYIILIGVFTFLLTWKFLTPTIINSIDKKQNCLVWISIIFFGLIHITNIKILHWELALFYPFYVIPQMIMGYFITNLRLKYGFLWGLSLHSLFNFIAIII; encoded by the coding sequence ATGAACTATAGAAGTACAATTAATTACAGCTTAAAAGAGAAAGTACTAAAAGTAATAACTTCATATTTACTAGGTTTAAGTTTAATTATTATTACAGTATTAGTAATAATCTTGCCTCTCGATTTTATTATTACTAAATATCTTCATTTTGAATCTGTCAAAGAATTAATACATCAAACACAAAACAAATATGTTAAGTATCCTTTTTATATAACTGTCTTTATAGGTCCTATTATTGAGGAATTATTGTTTCGGTTATGCTTAATAGTTAACAGAAAAAATATCTCAATTTTTACAGGTTTTTTTTTGCATGAAATATTACGAAGACGTTTTATAAAACTAAATTTTCATGATGAATTATATTTCTATATAATTTTAATTGGTGTTTTTACTTTTTTACTTACATGGAAATTTTTGACTCCAACGATTATTAATTCTATTGACAAGAAGCAAAATTGCTTAGTTTGGATTTCAATAATATTTTTTGGATTAATACATATTACTAATATTAAGATTCTGCATTGGGAATTAGCGTTGTTTTATCCTTTTTATGTAATACCCCAAATGATCATGGGGTATTTTATTACTAATTTAAGATTAAAATACGGTTTTTTATGGGGTCTGTCTTTGCATTCACTATTTAATTTTATTGCAATTATTATATAA
- a CDS encoding ABC transporter ATP-binding protein yields MLRITIDQKKYKDKSILENINIIIYQPGIYGVVGKNGQGKTTLFKCIVGLEKFKGSCFINDEKVILQNVGWIPTDPPIYGELTADEFYDFYAHLLDVRTKSINRIFEIPDNQLIREFSTGMKKKTYLNAVFKKEFPIYILDEPFNGLDLESNYLLMNYIRGLSKTCIVFISSHILEILYKDCDQIFLLKDKNIQTFEKSEFPEIEKTLFM; encoded by the coding sequence ATGCTAAGGATTACTATTGATCAAAAGAAATACAAGGATAAATCGATATTAGAAAACATTAATATTATTATCTATCAACCAGGAATTTACGGTGTTGTTGGGAAAAATGGTCAAGGCAAAACCACACTTTTTAAATGTATCGTAGGTTTAGAGAAGTTTAAAGGAAGTTGTTTTATAAATGATGAAAAGGTGATATTGCAAAATGTAGGCTGGATTCCAACAGATCCTCCAATTTACGGAGAACTTACTGCCGATGAATTTTACGATTTTTATGCGCATTTATTAGATGTAAGAACAAAAAGCATCAATCGAATATTTGAAATTCCAGATAATCAATTAATACGCGAATTTTCTACAGGAATGAAAAAGAAAACATACTTGAATGCTGTTTTTAAAAAGGAATTTCCAATTTACATTCTAGATGAACCGTTTAACGGATTGGATTTAGAATCGAATTATTTATTAATGAATTACATTAGAGGACTTTCTAAAACCTGTATTGTTTTTATTTCCTCTCATATTTTAGAAATTCTCTATAAAGATTGTGATCAAATTTTTCTGCTGAAAGATAAAAACATACAGACGTTTGAGAAAAGTGAATTTCCAGAGATAGAAAAAACACTTTTTATGTAA